A window of Bacteroidota bacterium contains these coding sequences:
- a CDS encoding DUF4397 domain-containing protein, with protein MKTSFKLMFVIAAGLLFSQISKAQTAELQVIHNCADPAADSVDIYVNGALTLDNFAFRTATSFLTLPSGVDINVGVAPKNSSSAADTLKNFIFNLANGQRYVAVASGVLNTAGFSANPNGVNTGFTILVKDNIRSASGSGSDVDFVVLHGATDAPAVDVIPQSSAVPLVSNAAYTDITGYLTVPASTYILNITPAGSNSTVVASYNVDLSSLGGGAAVVFASGFLDPMMNQNGPAFGLYAALPNGTVVAFPAATTARLQVIHNAADPAAAVVDVYLNGTLLLPDFAFRTATPFIDAPAGTLLNIGIAPGNSTSVSDTLKNFEVTLQAGQSYVAVANGNVGTGFAANPDGRSTAFTLLVKNTVREAGTSGSNVDFFALHGATDAPTVDVIPQSSVTPLVNDAAYGDITSYLSVPAASYILNVTPGNDNSTVVASYLADLSTLGGGAAVVFASGYLDPLANNNGPAFGLYAALPNGTVVAFPAATTARLQVIHNAADPAAAVVDVYLNGTLLLPDFAFRSATSFIDAPAGTLLNIGIAPGNSTSVSDTLKNFEVTLQAGQSYVAVANGNVGTGFAANPDGRSTAFTLLVKNTVREAGTSGSNVDFFALHGATDAPTVDVIPQSSVTPLVNDAAYGDITSYLSVPAASYILNVTPGNDNSTVVASYLADLSTLGGGAAVVFASGYLDPSANNNGPAFGLYAALPNGTVVAFPAATTARLQVIHNAADPAAAVVDVYLNGTLLLPDFAFRTATPFIDAPAGTLLNIGVAPGNSTSVSDTLKNFEVTLQAGQSYVAVANGNVGTGFAANPDGRPTDFTLFVKAGVREAAADNSTVDFFALHGASDAPTVDVIARGVATLVDDAAYGDLTGYISVPPSIYTLDVTPGANNSVIVASYLADLSTLGGGAAVVFASGFLDPTANNNGEPFGLFAALPNGTVVPFTNTTGVNEEKDVIGGMYPNPASETINISLKEKSSNPLTITISDASGRIVSLTSMVAPDGETLKISLGELAGGLYSCTVTTETASSSRSFVVIR; from the coding sequence ATGAAAACCTCCTTTAAACTAATGTTTGTGATAGCCGCAGGATTGCTGTTCTCACAAATATCTAAGGCTCAGACCGCCGAACTTCAGGTCATACATAATTGTGCGGATCCCGCCGCCGATTCGGTTGATATATATGTAAACGGGGCTTTAACACTTGATAATTTTGCATTTCGTACAGCAACTTCATTTTTAACACTTCCTTCCGGTGTAGATATCAATGTTGGTGTTGCACCAAAGAACAGTTCATCAGCGGCAGATACACTTAAGAATTTTATTTTTAATCTGGCAAATGGTCAGCGTTATGTAGCTGTTGCCAGTGGTGTATTGAATACGGCAGGATTCTCTGCGAATCCCAATGGTGTGAATACAGGATTTACAATTTTGGTAAAAGACAATATCCGGAGTGCTTCCGGTTCGGGTTCCGATGTTGATTTCGTGGTCTTGCATGGTGCAACAGATGCGCCCGCCGTGGATGTTATACCGCAGAGTTCTGCTGTGCCATTGGTCAGCAATGCAGCGTATACAGACATTACAGGCTACCTAACAGTACCGGCAAGTACTTATATTTTAAATATTACTCCTGCCGGAAGTAATTCAACGGTCGTTGCTTCTTACAATGTCGATTTATCATCATTGGGCGGTGGAGCAGCGGTGGTTTTTGCCTCTGGATTCCTGGATCCCATGATGAATCAAAATGGACCAGCGTTTGGCTTGTATGCGGCTCTTCCAAATGGAACCGTGGTCGCTTTCCCGGCTGCAACCACAGCACGTTTGCAGGTGATTCACAATGCAGCGGATCCAGCGGCAGCGGTAGTGGATGTTTATCTGAATGGTACATTATTGCTTCCTGATTTTGCATTTCGCACGGCGACACCTTTCATTGATGCACCTGCTGGTACATTGCTGAATATTGGAATTGCTCCAGGCAATAGCACGTCTGTAAGTGATACCCTGAAGAATTTCGAAGTGACATTGCAGGCAGGTCAATCTTATGTAGCCGTTGCGAATGGAAATGTAGGAACAGGATTCGCAGCGAATCCGGATGGTCGTTCAACAGCATTCACGTTGTTGGTTAAAAATACAGTTCGCGAAGCGGGAACATCGGGAAGTAATGTTGATTTCTTTGCACTGCACGGAGCAACAGACGCGCCAACAGTTGACGTTATTCCGCAAAGTTCGGTTACTCCTCTGGTGAATGACGCCGCATATGGCGATATCACTTCTTACCTTAGTGTACCGGCCGCATCCTATATTCTGAATGTTACTCCAGGCAATGACAATTCAACCGTAGTTGCCTCTTATCTTGCTGATCTCTCAACTTTAGGTGGAGGTGCAGCTGTTGTTTTCGCATCCGGTTACCTGGATCCGTTAGCAAATAACAACGGACCGGCTTTCGGCTTATATGCTGCTCTTCCAAATGGAACCGTAGTCGCTTTCCCGGCTGCAACCACAGCACGTTTGCAGGTGATTCACAATGCAGCGGATCCAGCAGCTGCGGTAGTGGACGTTTATCTGAATGGTACATTATTGCTTCCTGATTTTGCATTTCGCTCAGCCACGTCGTTCATTGATGCTCCGGCAGGCACTTTGCTGAATATTGGAATTGCACCGGGCAACAGTACTTCAGTTAGTGATACCCTGAAGAATTTCGAAGTGACATTGCAGGCCGGTCAATCGTATGTCGCAGTTGCGAATGGAAATGTAGGAACAGGATTCGCAGCGAATCCGGATGGTCGTTCAACAGCATTCACGTTGTTGGTGAAAAATACAGTTCGCGAAGCGGGAACATCAGGAAGTAATGTTGATTTCTTTGCATTGCACGGAGCAACAGACGCGCCAACAGTTGACGTTATTCCGCAAAGTTCGGTCACTCCTCTGGTGAATGACGCCGCATATGGCGATATCACTTCTTACCTTAGTGTACCGGCCGCATCCTATATTCTGAATGTTACTCCAGGCAATGACAATTCAACCGTAGTTGCCTCTTATCTTGCTGATCTCTCAACTTTAGGTGGAGGTGCAGCTGTTGTTTTCGCATCCGGTTACCTGGATCCGTCAGCAAATAACAACGGACCGGCTTTCGGCTTATATGCTGCTCTTCCAAATGGAACAGTTGTCGCTTTCCCGGCTGCAACCACAGCACGTTTGCAGGTGATTCACAATGCAGCTGATCCAGCGGCAGCGGTAGTGGACGTTTATCTGAATGGTACATTATTGCTTCCTGATTTTGCATTTCGCACGGCGACACCTTTCATTGACGCTCCTGCTGGTACATTGCTGAATATCGGAGTCGCTCCAGGCAATAGCACTTCTGTAAGTGATACACTGAAAAATTTCGAAGTAACACTTCAGGCAGGTCAATCTTATGTCGCAGTTGCGAATGGAAATGTAGGAACAGGATTCGCTGCCAATCCCGACGGAAGACCAACAGATTTTACATTGTTTGTTAAAGCCGGAGTTCGTGAAGCAGCGGCAGATAATTCAACGGTAGATTTCTTTGCATTGCATGGTGCAAGTGACGCGCCAACCGTAGACGTCATTGCCCGTGGCGTAGCAACGCTGGTCGACGATGCAGCATATGGAGATCTTACAGGTTACATTTCTGTACCACCCTCCATTTATACACTTGATGTTACACCAGGTGCTAACAATTCAGTGATAGTTGCCTCCTATCTTGCTGATCTCTCAACTTTAGGTGGTGGCGCAGCTGTTGTTTTTGCTTCCGGATTCCTTGATCCTACAGCAAATAACAATGGAGAACCATTCGGTTTATTTGCAGCCTTGCCGAATGGAACTGTTGTTCCTTTCACAAACACAACAGGAGTAAATGAAGAGAAAGATGTTATTGGAGGCATGTATCCTAACCCGGCGAGTGAAACGATTAATATTTCTTTGAAAGAAAAATCTTCGAATCCACTCACGATTACAATTTCTGATGCAAGCGGAAGAATTGTTTCCCTTACATCGATGGTAGCACCGGATGGAGAAACTTTAAAAATTAGTCTGGGTGAGCTTGCAGGGGGACTTTATTCCTGTACGGTTACAACTGAGACTGCGTCATCCAGTAGGTCTTTTGTTGTAATTCGTTAA
- a CDS encoding (2Fe-2S) ferredoxin domain-containing protein, translating into MKFEKHIFICTNQRAEGTRKSCGEACGMELVKAFKKAVKDNGLKGTVRAQRSGCLDACEFGPSMVVYPEGVFYGSVQLSDVDEIVREHVINNRPVERLIIDFSKANTAADE; encoded by the coding sequence ATGAAATTTGAAAAGCACATTTTTATTTGTACAAATCAACGCGCTGAGGGAACCCGTAAATCGTGCGGAGAAGCCTGCGGAATGGAACTTGTCAAGGCATTTAAAAAAGCGGTCAAGGACAATGGGTTGAAAGGAACAGTAAGGGCTCAGCGTTCCGGTTGTCTGGATGCCTGTGAATTTGGTCCTTCTATGGTTGTTTATCCGGAAGGTGTATTTTATGGAAGTGTACAACTTTCCGATGTTGATGAGATTGTCAGAGAGCATGTCATCAACAACCGGCCTGTTGAACGATTAATCATTGATTTTTCAAAAGCGAATACTGCAGCAGATGAATGA
- a CDS encoding DUF421 domain-containing protein codes for MSPYIEIPLRSIGIYVFIVLAIRLFGKKELAQLSVIDLVFILLISNSVQNAMVGPDTSMWGGILAALGLFSANYIFKQVLYRSKSVNEFIQGDPVMLVHHGNIIQENLKKERISMEELEATIREHGIPSINNVDLAVLEVDGNISILSENYQKKIVKKIKAHRALKKSS; via the coding sequence ATGTCACCTTACATTGAAATTCCGCTTAGAAGTATTGGCATTTATGTATTCATCGTTCTGGCCATTCGATTATTCGGCAAAAAAGAACTTGCACAACTTTCGGTCATTGATCTGGTTTTTATTTTGTTGATCAGCAACTCTGTTCAGAACGCGATGGTTGGGCCTGACACCAGCATGTGGGGAGGAATACTCGCCGCGCTTGGTTTGTTTAGCGCCAATTATATTTTCAAACAAGTGTTATACCGGAGTAAATCAGTAAATGAATTTATTCAGGGAGATCCCGTAATGCTCGTTCACCATGGAAATATCATTCAGGAAAATTTAAAGAAAGAGAGAATATCAATGGAAGAATTGGAGGCTACGATCCGGGAACACGGCATTCCATCCATCAACAATGTTGATCTTGCAGTTCTTGAAGTTGATGGAAACATCAGCATCCTCTCTGAAAATTATCAAAAGAAAATTGTCAAGAAAATCAAAGCACACAGAGCTCTGAAAAAATCCAGCTGA
- a CDS encoding PKD domain-containing protein yields MKKLLLHAFCAFVFLFFIQLQATAQGTYNICSITQTTDTSGTLFDTGGPTGGYQVTEDCSLLVQPSCAVSITLNFTSFETESGFDFFTVYDGTTINDPQVLSADGNTVPGPVTCTSGSMLIVWHSDISITFAGFECNWTSVIASSVAPTADFVIADPNPPLATGVQFTDLSVGSPTAWLWDFGDGDTARSQNPVHAFDNPGTYTITLIAFTCNESDTITQTLTVQGPPQILVTPDSLVANAQCGDIVNFNLAISNIAGGELVYNLNGASGATIRVLSMKYGSDLFAEYPHTIAAINQYFTNYTLTETSTTDPGTLSGLLVGKNVLLIPEQETGDPNVWTNLGPVIRQFLNNGGSVIWCGSYSSESDCMFNTGVWTGTFNQQLVAQTVDVINAAHPLVAGLGVPNFTSPNATFISDLTNPDKEQIVAFNNSDVVATRIYGSGKAIFIAFDYYSTTNENARILANAISWGGENNLASWVQLSQTNDTVAAGNTSNVTVTFQTTGLPAGTYYTNIAVSSNDPVTPMVIVPCTLTVSGLPIVALSDSCVDFGQVMQFTNVSRTFNLINNGCDTLFVGSITSNQPEFSVTSNVAYLLPGAYSTITVDFQSSALGPFNAIISIPNNDVDTTVCVSALSVPAPVIDANPVSGVAVSSPACGTTTSSSFYLLNTGGSDLNYSIAGTPAWVTTTPTGSGTLTAGDSVLITLDFNTGVLVGGDYTTNILFTSNDPQTPTFSVPCTLTVGINPCIDYTFTSNTCTGFTDFTSTSINIPDTYHWDFGDGDTSDVANPTHAYASNGTYTVTLIACNAGGCDTATYSVQAIITGPVANTCYPATTNYCCGVGLVNVTLAHINNNTNDGIDGYQDYTCTDTTTLLTNNQYWFTATTGIIYVETVKAWIDWNNDGSFDPATEQVFGDSAVLTNHAGFISVPGTATLGQPLRFRVASDYSGNASPTPCLALDKGQVEDYSIFLTFDNKVPTLASTVGFNVYPNPFNRSTKIEYKLNSSAKVSVEVFNVMGEKVQSYSQNELQSAGKHSYSFETASNGVYFVKLTIDGASVVEKIVKM; encoded by the coding sequence ATGAAAAAACTACTACTTCACGCGTTTTGTGCCTTTGTATTCTTGTTTTTCATTCAACTACAAGCAACTGCACAGGGCACTTACAACATCTGCTCGATCACGCAGACTACCGATACGAGCGGTACGTTGTTTGACACCGGTGGACCAACCGGTGGTTACCAGGTAACCGAAGATTGTTCCTTGCTTGTTCAACCTTCTTGTGCCGTAAGCATCACTCTCAACTTTACTTCCTTCGAAACAGAGTCAGGGTTCGACTTTTTTACTGTTTATGATGGAACAACAATCAATGACCCGCAAGTATTATCGGCAGACGGTAATACGGTTCCTGGTCCTGTAACCTGTACTTCCGGTTCCATGTTGATTGTATGGCATTCAGATATTTCTATTACGTTCGCCGGATTTGAATGTAACTGGACATCAGTTATTGCATCCAGTGTAGCGCCTACTGCTGACTTCGTAATCGCAGATCCAAATCCTCCACTGGCAACGGGTGTTCAATTTACTGATTTGAGCGTTGGTTCACCAACTGCATGGCTTTGGGATTTCGGTGATGGAGATACTGCACGTAGTCAGAACCCTGTTCATGCATTTGACAATCCCGGTACATATACTATCACGCTGATTGCATTTACTTGTAATGAATCAGATACTATTACACAAACACTCACCGTTCAGGGTCCTCCTCAAATCCTTGTTACACCTGATTCGCTTGTTGCGAATGCACAGTGCGGAGACATCGTAAATTTCAATCTTGCTATCAGTAACATTGCAGGTGGTGAATTGGTTTACAACCTCAATGGTGCTTCCGGTGCAACGATTCGTGTACTTTCAATGAAATACGGATCCGACTTGTTTGCTGAATATCCACACACAATTGCTGCGATTAATCAATACTTTACAAACTACACTCTGACAGAAACCTCAACTACCGATCCTGGTACATTGAGCGGATTGTTGGTTGGGAAAAATGTTCTGTTGATTCCTGAACAAGAAACAGGTGACCCTAACGTATGGACAAATCTTGGTCCGGTAATTCGCCAGTTTTTGAACAACGGTGGAAGTGTTATCTGGTGCGGATCTTATTCTTCTGAATCAGATTGTATGTTTAACACCGGCGTTTGGACGGGTACTTTCAATCAACAACTTGTTGCACAAACTGTCGATGTAATTAATGCTGCTCACCCTCTTGTTGCCGGACTGGGAGTTCCAAACTTCACTTCTCCGAATGCTACATTTATCAGCGATCTTACAAATCCTGACAAAGAACAAATTGTCGCGTTCAACAACAGTGATGTAGTTGCTACTCGTATTTACGGAAGCGGAAAAGCTATTTTCATTGCATTCGATTATTACAGCACAACCAATGAAAACGCACGCATTCTTGCCAATGCAATTTCATGGGGCGGCGAAAACAATCTTGCATCATGGGTTCAGTTGAGTCAGACAAATGATACAGTTGCTGCCGGTAATACTTCAAACGTAACTGTAACATTCCAAACAACGGGACTTCCTGCTGGGACTTATTATACAAATATTGCTGTTTCCAGCAATGATCCGGTTACACCTATGGTAATCGTTCCATGTACTCTTACTGTGAGCGGTTTGCCAATCGTAGCGCTTTCTGACTCATGTGTAGACTTCGGACAAGTGATGCAGTTTACAAACGTATCACGTACTTTCAACCTGATTAACAATGGTTGCGATACGCTGTTCGTTGGTTCAATTACGTCCAACCAGCCTGAATTTTCAGTGACTTCAAACGTAGCGTATCTCCTTCCCGGAGCATACAGTACCATCACTGTTGATTTCCAATCATCCGCTCTTGGACCATTCAATGCAATCATCAGTATTCCGAATAATGATGTGGATACAACAGTTTGTGTGAGCGCTCTATCAGTTCCTGCTCCGGTCATTGACGCGAATCCTGTATCAGGTGTAGCAGTATCTTCACCTGCCTGTGGAACAACAACCAGCAGCTCATTCTATCTGCTCAATACAGGAGGAAGCGATCTGAACTACAGCATCGCGGGTACTCCGGCCTGGGTAACAACAACCCCAACAGGTTCTGGTACTCTTACTGCAGGAGACTCTGTACTCATCACACTTGATTTCAACACCGGCGTATTGGTTGGCGGAGATTACACTACAAACATTCTCTTCACTTCCAACGATCCTCAAACACCTACATTCAGTGTTCCTTGTACTCTGACAGTTGGAATCAATCCTTGTATTGATTACACATTCACATCGAATACATGTACCGGTTTCACAGATTTCACAAGTACTTCAATCAATATACCGGACACCTACCATTGGGATTTTGGTGACGGCGACACTTCTGATGTTGCAAATCCAACACATGCCTACGCATCCAATGGAACATATACTGTTACTTTGATTGCATGTAATGCCGGTGGTTGTGATACAGCTACGTATTCAGTTCAGGCAATCATCACTGGTCCTGTCGCGAATACCTGCTATCCTGCAACAACAAACTATTGCTGTGGTGTAGGTCTTGTGAATGTAACTCTCGCTCACATCAACAACAATACAAATGATGGTATCGATGGTTATCAGGATTATACTTGTACAGACACAACAACACTTCTTACAAATAACCAATACTGGTTTACAGCTACTACCGGAATCATTTATGTTGAAACCGTAAAAGCCTGGATCGACTGGAACAATGATGGTTCATTCGACCCTGCTACTGAACAAGTGTTTGGTGATTCTGCTGTTCTTACTAACCATGCCGGATTCATTTCCGTGCCCGGAACTGCAACTCTTGGTCAACCACTTCGTTTCCGTGTTGCTTCCGATTATAGCGGTAATGCAAGCCCGACACCATGTCTGGCACTTGACAAAGGTCAGGTTGAAGACTATTCAATATTCCTGACTTTTGACAACAAAGTACCTACTTTAGCTTCTACTGTTGGTTTCAATGTGTATCCAAATCCTTTCAATCGTTCAACGAAGATTGAATACAAATTGAACAGCTCTGCTAAAGTATCTGTGGAGGTGTTTAATGTAATGGGAGAAAAAGTTCAAAGCTATAGCCAGAACGAACTTCAGTCAGCAGGTAAACACAGCTACTCATTCGAAACTGCCAGCAATGGTGTGTACTTCGTAAAACTCACAATTGACGGAGCTTCAGTAGTTGAGAAAATTGTAAAAATGTAA
- a CDS encoding MarC family protein — MNFNLREILTVTTILFAVIDIIGSIPALLSVKTKVGRIHPEQATLVSALIMVVFLFVGESLLNFLGVDVKSFAIAGSLVIFFLAIEMILGIRLYKDEIPETASIIPVAFPLIAGTGTMTTLLSLRAAYDISTIIIGIFLNLIVVYIVLRNLFRVEKFLGVAGISILRKVFGIVLLAISIKLFRTNVGF; from the coding sequence ATGAATTTCAACCTGAGGGAAATATTAACTGTCACCACAATCCTTTTCGCGGTGATTGACATCATTGGTTCGATTCCGGCATTATTGTCAGTAAAAACGAAAGTGGGTCGAATTCATCCGGAACAGGCGACACTGGTTTCCGCCTTGATTATGGTCGTTTTCCTGTTTGTCGGAGAATCCCTTCTCAATTTTTTAGGGGTGGATGTAAAATCATTTGCAATAGCCGGGTCCCTTGTAATCTTTTTTCTGGCAATAGAAATGATCCTTGGGATTCGTTTGTATAAAGATGAAATTCCGGAAACAGCTTCGATCATTCCGGTGGCTTTTCCATTGATAGCAGGAACAGGCACCATGACCACACTACTTTCACTCAGAGCGGCTTACGACATTTCAACGATCATTATCGGCATTTTTCTAAATCTTATCGTTGTTTATATAGTCCTTCGGAACTTGTTCAGGGTGGAGAAATTTCTGGGTGTAGCCGGGATCAGTATTTTAAGAAAGGTTTTTGGCATTGTTTTGCTTGCGATTTCGATTAAACTTTTCAGGACAAATGTGGGGTTTTAG
- the atpG gene encoding ATP synthase F1 subunit gamma: MANLKEVRSRIASVISTQQITKAMKMVSAAKLRRAQDAIIMMRPYASKLRDIMENISGTLEGGVGGDLTKARPIQKVLIVAVNSNRGLCGAFNANVIRMVNKLIREDYAAMAKEGNVKVLCIGKKASDFFNKNKNLYAGNHNELYAKLTFDNVSTVAESIMKEFAAGHYDRVDVVYNQFKNAAVQYVQHEQMLPVAPPAKKGNEKNTVHDYIFEPGKEELVLELLPKSVKIQLFKAVLDSHASEHGARMTAMSKATDNAGDLLRDLRLSYNKARQAAITGEILEIVAGAEALNG; the protein is encoded by the coding sequence ATGGCAAATTTAAAAGAAGTACGAAGCCGGATTGCCTCTGTCATCTCAACTCAGCAGATCACAAAGGCAATGAAAATGGTGAGCGCCGCGAAACTCCGTCGTGCACAGGATGCCATCATTATGATGCGACCCTATGCCTCCAAGTTACGCGACATCATGGAGAATATTTCCGGAACCCTGGAAGGTGGTGTTGGCGGTGATCTCACAAAAGCACGTCCGATTCAAAAAGTTCTTATCGTCGCCGTGAATTCCAACCGCGGATTGTGCGGAGCATTCAATGCGAATGTGATTCGTATGGTGAACAAGTTGATTCGCGAAGATTATGCCGCGATGGCCAAAGAAGGCAATGTGAAAGTTCTGTGCATTGGCAAGAAAGCCAGTGATTTCTTCAATAAGAATAAGAATCTTTATGCTGGAAATCATAACGAATTGTACGCAAAACTCACCTTTGATAATGTATCCACAGTAGCGGAATCCATCATGAAGGAGTTTGCGGCTGGTCATTATGATCGTGTGGATGTTGTTTACAATCAATTCAAAAATGCGGCCGTTCAATATGTTCAGCACGAACAAATGTTGCCGGTAGCACCGCCTGCGAAAAAAGGAAACGAGAAAAACACGGTTCATGATTATATTTTTGAACCCGGTAAAGAAGAATTGGTTCTCGAATTATTACCCAAGTCGGTAAAAATTCAGCTCTTCAAAGCGGTACTGGATTCCCACGCATCAGAGCACGGTGCCAGGATGACTGCCATGAGCAAAGCAACCGATAACGCTGGCGATCTTTTACGTGATTTGCGTTTGTCTTACAACAAGGCACGTCAGGCAGCCATTACAGGGGAAATCCTGGAGATTGTTGCCGGTGCGGAAGCACTCAACGGTTAA
- a CDS encoding F0F1 ATP synthase subunit alpha: MAEVRPDEVSAILRQQLAGFKTEKELEEVGTVLQVGDGIARIYGLTRVQSGELIEFENGLQGIVLNLEEDNVGAVLLGVSSNIKEGDVVKRTGKIGSIKVGEGMLGRVVDTLGSPIDGKGPITGDLYEMPLERKAPGVIYRQPVNEPLQTGIKAIDAMIPIGRGQRELIIGDRQTGKTAVAIDTIINQKEFYDKGEPVFCIYVAIGQKGSTVAQILKTLTEAGAMPYTVIVASSASEPAPMQFFAPMAGAAIGEFFRDTGKPALIVYDDLSKQAVAYREVSLLLRRPPGREAYPGDVFYLHSRLLERAAKVINSDEIARQMNDLPESIRHLVKGGGSLTALPIIETQAGDVSAYIPTNVISITDGQIFLEANLFNAGVRPAINVGISVSRVGGNAQIKSMKKVAGTLKLDQAQYRELEAFSKFGSDLDASTKSTLDKGARNVEILKQGQYAPVAVEKQIAIIYCGTKGILRDVPINKVKQFEAEYVALLEAQHKGTLDSLRSGKIDDAVTAVLEKVAGELIPKYKA; the protein is encoded by the coding sequence ATGGCAGAAGTAAGACCCGATGAAGTTTCCGCGATTCTGCGTCAGCAGCTTGCCGGCTTCAAAACAGAAAAAGAATTGGAAGAAGTGGGTACTGTACTCCAGGTTGGAGACGGTATCGCACGTATCTACGGACTCACACGGGTTCAGTCCGGTGAATTGATCGAATTCGAAAACGGTCTTCAGGGAATCGTATTGAATCTTGAAGAGGATAACGTCGGAGCAGTATTGCTTGGAGTTTCTTCCAATATCAAAGAAGGAGACGTTGTAAAACGTACCGGCAAAATCGGATCCATTAAAGTTGGTGAAGGAATGTTGGGGCGTGTGGTAGATACTCTCGGTAGCCCAATTGATGGTAAAGGCCCGATTACAGGAGATCTCTACGAGATGCCTTTGGAACGTAAAGCTCCGGGTGTAATTTATCGTCAGCCGGTAAACGAGCCGCTTCAAACCGGTATCAAAGCGATTGACGCGATGATTCCGATTGGACGCGGTCAGCGTGAATTGATTATCGGTGACCGTCAGACCGGAAAAACAGCGGTGGCGATTGATACGATCATCAACCAGAAAGAATTTTACGACAAAGGAGAACCCGTATTTTGTATTTATGTAGCGATTGGTCAGAAAGGATCAACTGTTGCACAGATTTTGAAAACACTGACTGAAGCCGGAGCGATGCCATACACGGTGATCGTCGCATCTTCCGCTTCGGAACCTGCTCCAATGCAGTTCTTCGCCCCAATGGCCGGAGCGGCAATCGGAGAATTTTTCCGTGATACTGGAAAACCCGCGCTGATTGTGTATGATGATTTATCAAAACAGGCTGTTGCTTATCGTGAGGTTTCACTTCTGCTTCGTCGTCCTCCCGGTCGTGAGGCTTATCCGGGTGACGTATTCTATCTGCACTCCCGTTTGCTCGAGCGTGCCGCGAAAGTCATCAACTCAGATGAAATCGCACGCCAGATGAATGATCTTCCGGAATCTATTCGCCATCTGGTAAAAGGCGGAGGATCTCTCACGGCCCTTCCGATTATCGAAACTCAGGCAGGTGACGTATCAGCTTACATTCCAACCAACGTAATTTCCATTACAGACGGACAGATTTTCCTTGAAGCGAACTTGTTCAATGCCGGTGTTCGCCCCGCGATTAACGTGGGTATCTCCGTTTCCCGTGTGGGCGGTAATGCGCAGATCAAGTCGATGAAAAAGGTAGCGGGTACTTTGAAACTTGACCAGGCGCAATATCGTGAGTTGGAAGCCTTCTCAAAATTCGGTTCTGACCTGGATGCTTCTACTAAATCAACACTGGATAAAGGAGCGCGTAACGTTGAAATTCTGAAGCAGGGACAGTATGCTCCGGTTGCTGTTGAGAAACAAATCGCAATAATTTATTGTGGAACGAAAGGAATCCTTCGTGATGTGCCGATCAATAAAGTGAAACAATTCGAAGCGGAATATGTCGCGTTGCTCGAAGCTCAGCACAAAGGAACGCTGGATAGTTTGCGCAGCGGAAAAATTGATGATGCGGTCACTGCCGTACTTGAGAAAGTAGCAGGCGAACTTATTCCAAAATACAAAGCATAA
- the atpH gene encoding ATP synthase F1 subunit delta, whose product MLETKVSKRYAKSLIELAQERGIIDAVQADMKLFAGVCADNRDLSLLLSNPIIHSDKKMEILRKVFGDKMNALSISFFEIVARKGREAYLEHIAKSYISLYKLKKGILTAEITSAVGLDENLRKTVYAMISNSGKSEVELIEKIDQKLIGGFVLRIGDKQYDASIAADLRKLAKDFSSNPYVRKN is encoded by the coding sequence ATGTTAGAGACAAAAGTTTCCAAACGATACGCGAAATCCCTGATTGAGCTTGCCCAGGAAAGGGGAATTATCGATGCAGTGCAGGCGGATATGAAATTATTCGCAGGCGTATGTGCCGACAATCGCGATTTGTCATTACTGTTGTCCAATCCGATCATTCATTCCGATAAGAAGATGGAAATTCTTCGCAAGGTATTCGGTGATAAAATGAATGCTTTATCGATTTCTTTTTTTGAAATCGTTGCCAGAAAAGGCCGTGAAGCTTATCTCGAACACATCGCGAAATCATATATTTCTCTCTACAAACTCAAGAAAGGAATCCTCACCGCTGAAATTACTTCGGCTGTAGGACTGGATGAAAACCTGCGTAAAACAGTGTATGCAATGATCAGCAACTCCGGAAAATCAGAAGTGGAGCTGATCGAAAAAATCGACCAGAAACTGATTGGTGGTTTTGTGTTGCGTATTGGTGATAAGCAATACGATGCAAGCATCGCGGCGGATCTTCGAAAACTCGCCAAGGATTTTTCCTCTAATCCATACGTTCGCAAAAATTAA